The following coding sequences are from one Vibrio syngnathi window:
- a CDS encoding DUF3624 domain-containing protein yields MTCIHCNKSEKIRNKLGRCQRCMNQLMVLSILSWGVWWVFFKEDPKTINAIALMMAAFAFSGLLSLHWIMKFVVLPLRTRKR; encoded by the coding sequence ATGACATGCATTCATTGCAATAAAAGTGAAAAAATCCGTAACAAACTCGGCCGCTGCCAACGTTGTATGAACCAACTGATGGTGTTGTCGATTTTAAGTTGGGGAGTGTGGTGGGTGTTTTTCAAAGAAGACCCAAAGACCATCAATGCCATCGCCTTGATGATGGCCGCTTTCGCGTTCAGTGGGTTGCTGTCGTTGCATTGGATAATGAAGTTTGTGGTGCTGCCTTTAAGAACTAGAAAGCGTTAG
- a CDS encoding RidA family protein yields the protein MIERQETKQRMSRIVKHNGTIYLCGQVCADATKDITEQTQTMLDKVEALLEQAGSDKEHMLSATIYLKDMKDFQEMNAVWDAWVPEGHAPARACVTGDMAREALLVEISVIAAEK from the coding sequence ATGATTGAGCGCCAAGAAACCAAACAACGCATGAGCCGTATTGTTAAACACAACGGCACCATCTACCTATGTGGCCAAGTTTGTGCTGATGCGACCAAAGACATCACAGAACAAACACAGACGATGCTGGATAAAGTTGAAGCCCTACTTGAGCAAGCGGGCAGCGATAAAGAGCACATGCTGTCAGCAACGATTTACTTGAAAGACATGAAAGATTTCCAAGAAATGAACGCAGTTTGGGATGCATGGGTACCAGAAGGTCACGCTCCAGCTCGCGCATGTGTGACGGGTGATATGGCTCGTGAAGCGCTACTGGTTGAGATCTCTGTGATTGCTGCTGAGAAGTAA
- a CDS encoding dihydrolipoyl dehydrogenase produces MKQVNVDVAVIGGGTAGLGSYRAAKAHTDSVVMIEGGPYGTTCARVGCMPSKLLIAAAESVHQIEKAPAFGVHPQGDIVINGREVMDRVKFERDRFVGFVLEGVDEIPEQDKISGYAKFLDDNTLQIDDHTVVTAKRIVIATGSRPAYPAVWNELGDRLIINDDVFSWDDLPESVAVFGPGVIGLELGQSLHRLGVKTKLFGLGGQVGPVTDPEIMAYADKAFNEEFYLDADVKIESMKRITTESGEARVEIQFINKQGELETNVVEYVLAATGRRPNTDKLGLENTSLELDERGVPVADHYTLQTSLPSVFIAGDASNQLPLLHEAADQARIAGDNAGRFPEIRAGLRRSKISAVFSDPQIAMVGETYKEITTRLGTCGCFATGEVSFENQGRSRVMLRNKGILHVYGEQGTGRFLGAEMMGPNAEHLAHLLAWAHQNKMTVSEMLDMPFYHPVIEEGVRTALRDLNAKLHLGPEMVKHCLDCGPGC; encoded by the coding sequence ATGAAACAAGTCAATGTAGATGTAGCAGTTATCGGGGGCGGTACGGCAGGTTTAGGTTCTTACCGCGCTGCAAAAGCACACACTGACAGTGTTGTGATGATTGAAGGCGGCCCTTACGGTACAACCTGTGCTCGTGTTGGTTGTATGCCATCTAAACTGCTTATTGCAGCGGCTGAAAGTGTACACCAAATCGAGAAAGCTCCGGCTTTTGGCGTTCACCCACAAGGTGACATCGTGATTAACGGTCGTGAAGTGATGGACCGAGTGAAGTTTGAACGTGACCGTTTTGTTGGTTTTGTTTTAGAAGGTGTTGATGAAATCCCAGAACAAGACAAGATCTCTGGCTACGCAAAGTTCTTAGACGACAACACGCTACAAATCGATGACCACACGGTTGTCACCGCTAAACGTATAGTTATCGCAACAGGTTCTCGCCCTGCCTATCCTGCAGTTTGGAATGAACTTGGTGACCGTCTGATCATTAACGACGACGTATTCAGCTGGGATGATTTACCAGAATCAGTCGCAGTGTTTGGCCCGGGCGTTATTGGTCTTGAGCTTGGTCAGTCACTGCATCGCTTAGGTGTGAAGACCAAACTATTCGGTTTGGGTGGTCAAGTTGGCCCAGTAACCGACCCAGAGATCATGGCGTACGCAGACAAAGCCTTCAATGAAGAGTTCTACCTAGATGCTGATGTAAAAATCGAAAGCATGAAGCGTATTACGACGGAATCAGGCGAAGCTCGCGTCGAAATCCAGTTCATCAATAAACAAGGTGAATTAGAAACTAACGTCGTTGAATACGTACTGGCAGCTACAGGTCGTCGTCCAAACACCGACAAACTTGGCCTAGAGAATACCTCTCTAGAACTTGATGAACGTGGTGTGCCAGTTGCAGACCACTACACGCTACAAACATCGCTGCCATCAGTATTTATTGCGGGGGATGCAAGCAACCAACTGCCTCTACTGCATGAAGCAGCAGACCAAGCACGTATTGCCGGTGATAATGCTGGTCGCTTCCCTGAGATTCGTGCAGGCCTACGCCGCTCTAAAATCTCTGCGGTATTCTCTGACCCACAAATCGCGATGGTGGGTGAAACTTACAAAGAGATCACCACACGCTTAGGTACATGTGGTTGTTTCGCAACAGGTGAAGTGTCTTTCGAGAACCAAGGTCGTTCACGAGTGATGCTACGCAACAAAGGTATTCTGCACGTTTACGGTGAGCAAGGTACAGGCCGCTTCCTTGGTGCTGAAATGATGGGACCAAACGCAGAACACTTGGCTCACCTATTAGCTTGGGCACACCAGAACAAGATGACGGTTTCTGAAATGCTAGACATGCCGTTCTACCACCCAGTGATTGAAGAAGGTGTACGAACAGCGCTACGTGACCTGAATGCGAAACTGCACCTAGGTCCAGAGATGGTGAAACACTGTCTAGATTGTGGCCCTGGTTGTTAA
- a CDS encoding glutathione peroxidase, which produces MFASKEGQSIPQVTFPTRQGDAWVDVTTEELFKDKTVIVFSLPGAFTPTCSSSHLPRYNELHSVFKENGVDDILCVSVNDTFVMNAWKADQEAEKITFIPDGNGDFTDGMGMLVEKNDIGFGKRSWRYSMLVKNGVVEKMFIEEDVPGDPFKVSDADTMLNYIAPEHKEQESITVFTKPGCPFCMKAKQNLIDKGLNYEEVVLGKDATTVSLRAISGRTTVPQVFIGGKHIGGSEELEAFLG; this is translated from the coding sequence ATGTTTGCATCTAAAGAAGGTCAATCAATCCCTCAAGTAACATTCCCAACTCGCCAAGGCGATGCATGGGTTGACGTAACGACGGAAGAGCTATTCAAAGACAAGACAGTTATCGTATTCAGCCTACCAGGTGCGTTTACACCAACATGTTCTTCAAGCCACCTACCTCGTTACAACGAGCTGCACTCTGTATTCAAAGAAAACGGCGTTGATGACATCCTTTGTGTTTCTGTAAACGACACGTTCGTAATGAACGCATGGAAAGCAGACCAAGAAGCTGAAAAAATCACATTCATCCCAGATGGCAACGGCGACTTCACCGACGGTATGGGCATGCTAGTTGAGAAAAACGACATCGGCTTCGGCAAACGTTCATGGCGCTACAGCATGCTGGTTAAAAACGGCGTGGTAGAAAAAATGTTCATCGAAGAAGACGTACCAGGCGACCCGTTCAAGGTTTCTGATGCAGATACTATGCTTAACTACATTGCTCCTGAGCACAAAGAGCAAGAGTCAATCACAGTATTCACTAAGCCAGGCTGTCCTTTCTGTATGAAAGCGAAACAGAACCTAATCGACAAAGGTTTGAACTACGAAGAAGTAGTACTAGGTAAAGACGCAACAACAGTAAGCCTACGTGCAATCTCTGGTCGCACAACAGTTCCTCAAGTATTCATCGGTGGCAAACACATCGGTGGCAGCGAAGAACTAGAAGCTTTCCTAGGTTAA
- the oxyR gene encoding DNA-binding transcriptional regulator OxyR yields the protein MNIRDFEYLVALAEHKHFRKAAEACFVSQPTLSGQIRKLEDEIGLQLTERSPRKVIFTESGLQLVEQAKRILHEVKTFKDMASGHGEAMTGPMHIGFIPTVGPYILPKIIPHLKECFPDLELYLHEAQTHQLVSQLEDGKLDCLVLAAVDETAAFKEIDVYDEPLSVAVPCDHEWAKQDTVDMLQLNGQTVLALGDGHCLRDQALGFCFAAGAKDDERFKATSLETLRNMVAAGAGITLLPQLSVPKEKQKDGVCYVPAVNPTPSRRIVVAYRPGSPLKGRFEQLAETIRTQLEKTA from the coding sequence ATGAACATTCGTGACTTTGAATACTTGGTGGCGCTCGCAGAGCATAAACATTTCCGAAAAGCGGCAGAAGCGTGTTTTGTCAGTCAGCCGACGCTAAGCGGTCAAATACGCAAACTGGAAGATGAAATTGGACTTCAGTTAACCGAGCGTAGTCCAAGGAAGGTCATATTTACAGAATCAGGCTTACAACTTGTTGAACAGGCCAAGCGCATTCTCCACGAGGTGAAAACCTTCAAAGATATGGCAAGTGGACACGGTGAAGCGATGACGGGGCCGATGCACATTGGTTTTATCCCGACCGTTGGTCCTTATATTTTACCTAAGATCATTCCTCATCTTAAAGAGTGCTTTCCCGATCTTGAGCTTTACCTGCATGAAGCGCAGACCCATCAGCTCGTGAGTCAACTTGAAGATGGCAAGCTTGATTGCTTGGTATTGGCTGCAGTTGATGAAACGGCGGCGTTCAAAGAGATTGATGTATATGATGAACCGTTAAGCGTCGCCGTACCCTGTGATCATGAGTGGGCTAAGCAAGACACGGTCGATATGCTGCAGTTAAATGGACAAACCGTACTTGCACTGGGCGATGGTCACTGCTTACGAGACCAAGCCTTAGGCTTCTGTTTTGCTGCGGGTGCAAAAGATGATGAGCGCTTCAAAGCGACCAGTTTAGAAACGCTGCGTAACATGGTGGCAGCAGGGGCTGGTATTACCTTGCTTCCTCAGTTATCGGTACCAAAGGAAAAACAGAAAGATGGTGTGTGTTATGTTCCAGCGGTGAATCCAACACCTTCACGTCGCATTGTTGTTGCCTACCGACCGGGTTCTCCGTTAAAGGGACGCTTTGAGCAACTGGCTGAAACTATCCGAACTCAATTGGAAAAAACAGCTTAA